The nucleotide sequence ACTAACAAATTTTCATGTGTTTGAATGTTCATTATGTTATAATAAATTGTTACATGATCTAAGCATTTCATTTTCATTATGTAAAAATTTGATTTCTTAATTAATCACTTCATTATATAAATTTgttaatagtatgtttttaatcatttatttttagagaaataaattaataaaataaaatattatcgtAATTTAGCGGAATACACTTCTCTCATTGGCTTTAAATCACAATGCATATTCTATTATGTTAGTGTTAAATTCTCTTGACAGAATTTTACGGTCTATTGTAGTTTGTTCGGTTGGAAGGATTAGTTTATTCAGTTGCGTACAGAAAATATCCGATTATACgtgaaaaaaatatatagtacGCAAACTTGTCTGATAATAATGAAATGATTAATAACATGAATTAGTTTGATGAAACAGTGCATCTCTAGCTTCATTAACAAGAGAAACTGGACCCAAAGTAGTGAAGGGAGATCCAGCTTTGAGATCAGAAACACAAAGAGTTGCTCATGTGCCTCACCAACGTATCACACCAACCATTGCTGTCAGTGATAGTGCCCTCAAGTTCACTCATGTTCTCTATAATCTCTCCCCAGCAggttctcttttactttctcttttcactcatattttatatatcaaaacTCTATGCTAATGTGGAAGAATGGTACAGAACTTTATGAGCAAGCCATAAAGTACGAGAAAGGCTCGTTCATAACTTCAACCGGAGCCTTGGCCACGCTTTCAGGGGCCAAGACTGGACGGTGTCCGAAAGATAAGCGTGTGGTGAAGGATGACCTCACTGAGAATGACCTTTGGTGGGGAAAGTAAGCATATTTTTCATATTAAGGactagtttgaatttgaaattcgGTTAAGGGATTGCTAGAGTAATTTTATCTAAAATTGTTATGTTTTGAAGGGGTTCGCCTAACATTGAGATGGACGAGCATAGTTTCATGGTGAATCGAGAAAGAGCTGTTGATTACTTGAACTCTTTGGATAAGGTCACATTTCTCACTTATGGACTAAAAATGTAATTAAGATTGAATATGAAAATGGAGAGAAATCGAAGAGAATGATATAATCGAATTTGCAGGTTTTCGTGAATGATCAATTCTTGAACTGGGATCTAGATAACAGAATCAAAGTCAGGATTGTTTCTGCTAGGGCTTATCattcactttttatgcacaacATGTAAGTTCTAACTTTGTTATTTGCCTGCTCACGCTGTAACTGCGAATGTGGACTGAAATTTAACCGAATGTGCGTATTGGCAGGTGCATTCGACCAACTCCTACAGAGCTTGAGGAATTTGGAACACCGGATTTCACTATTTACAATGCAGGACAGTTTCCGTGTAATCGTTATACACATTACATGACATCTTCAACGAGTGTTGATATTAATCTTGCAAGGAAAGAAATGGTGATTCTTGGAACACAGTATGCTGGTGAAATGAAAAAGGGTCTTTTTAGTCTCATGCATTATCTCATGCCGAAGCGCAAAATCCTTTCGCTTCACTCCGGTTGCAATATGGGCAAAGATGGCGATGTTGCTCTCTTCTTTGGACTCTCAGGTATATATTTATCTTCTACAATCACAACTGCGGTTGCAGACTACCATTTAAAACCATATTTTAAATAAAGCTTGTCTGGCACACGTTACATATCAGGTCACACTAATATTGTTAATAATCCTTAGAAATATTATCGTAGTTAAACGAAAGACTTACAATGATTTTTTAaccttttcttttatcttatCATCGTCTATGCTAGGTACTGGAAAAACCACTCTTTCAACGGATCACAATCGGTATTTAATTGGAGATGATGAGCATTGTTGGAGTGAGGATGGTGTCTCAAACATTGAAGGTGGTTGTTATGCAAAGTGCATTGATCTATCTAGGGAAAAAGAACATGATATCTGGAATGCTATCAAGTTTGGTACAGGTATTAATATGAAGCTACTTTaatatctattttcatctttagtTACCTCATACGAGAGATTTGTGTTTTGATATGTTTTCTTATCACTTGCTTTATCAGTCGTGGAAAATGTTGTTTTTGACGATCATTTTCGAGAAGTTGATTATGAAGACAAATCAGTTACAGGTAACTAATAACTTTGTTTTTTAGTTGCTTTAGTTGCCAACGTTCTCTTCTGGTTGAGCAATGATAATATTGTTGTTTTGTATTGTAGAAAATACTCGCGCGGCTTATCCAATTGAGTACATTCCAAATGTGAAGTTACCCTGTGTTGGTCCTCACCCGAAGAATGTGATATTATTGGCCTGTGATGCATTTGGCGTGCTTCCACCAGTTAGTAAACTAAGCCTGTCACAGACAATGTATCATTTCATCAGTGGATATACAGCTTTGGTAATGTTTAACTCACTCTCTGATATATCTTAGTAATATTTATGAATTACTGACAAACACACCAGACATGACACTTATATTGACACGTGATGAATAGTATGACACACCTTCAACTTGAAGTGTTAGTGTTAAATAggataaatttatgtttttatgtaTCTCTCATTCGTTAACTTTTATATGGATCATAAATGAAGGTGGCTGGCACAGAAGAGGGTATAAAAGAGCCACAGGCAACGTTCTCGGCTTGTTTTGGTGCAGCGTTTATAATGCTACATCCTACAAAATATGCAGCAATGCTTGCTGAAAAAATGCAAAACCATGGTGCTACTGGATGGCTTGTTAATACTGGTTGGTCTGGTGGAAGGTATGCATtcaggatttttattaaaatgttgatgtttttCTTTATATAGAATCTGAATTTAAATTGGTTTATGCTTCTGTCGAAATGTAGCTATGGTTCTGGAAATCGCATTAAACTATCCTATACAAGAAAAATTATTGATGCTATTCACTCTGGAAGCCTCTTGAATGTTGAGTACAAGAAGACCGAGATTTTTGGACTTGAGATCCCTACTGAATTGGAGGGAGTCCCCTCAGAAATTCTTGATCCTGAGAACACGGTTAGTTTCCCTTGAACTCGTGCTTTTTACTTGTTATTTGAGCCTAacactttttaaaatattttaagcaTTGGATGTTTTGTTATTTTGCAGTGGTCAGACAAAGCAGCATACAAAGAGACATTGTTGAAGCTGGCTGGATTGTTCAAGAAGAATTTTGAAACCTTCACTGACTATAAGATTGGTGAAGACAACAAATTGACAGAAGATATTCTTGCAGCCGGTCCAATCTTTTGAAGCAATCTTGTGTTCGGTTTCGCAGAGAAGAAGACTAAGGATGGCTATAAAATATGCTTGTAAACAATATGTAATGCTtgtaaaaaatatgtatttttaactGATTTTAATTAACTTAGCTACAAACTAGTTTTTCCCTTTCATAATGCTTTttatttctgcattttcatttgacTATTTCTAAGACGGTACAGAAACATATTTTCATCAAATTAATTTGAGTTGAGAGGATTCTAACTCTATAAAGATCATACCTTTCATGTAAATAAATACTTGTACAATCTTTGCTATTAGAAAGAGAAATATAAATATTGTGTTACAATTAGATTTAGTATGACCACTCTTAGAGCCATTCTTTAAATAGAATTCTTAATAAATAGTGCAAAAACTTTATCTAGCCTTTTGGTAACAGATTCTAtacaataaaaacaaaagattATTCAGTGAATATAATTCCAAGCTTCATGCACAAGTTCATCGTTTATGAAGGGATGCAAATACCACATTAGGCAGTGGCTTTCCAGTTCTTCCGATGATACGTTCAGATCTAACGCAGAAACGATCTTTTCGTGTACCCAAGTGGAATATTTTAAGAGAGTTCTTCACATGACTGACAGTAATGTAATAGACAAACCATTAATTACCTGCATCAAATAGTCTTGTTGGACCATACCGTATACGGCAACCATTAGAGCAGCTAAATGCCTGGAATCAGTATTTTCCTTATCAAATAGCGTGTAAATGATGCACAAATCTAGTGATACATTTTTATTCAAAAAGATAGAAATTGTATAAGAAATTctcttaattaaaaaattagtagCATTACCAAATCATTATAGATCTCTTGCTTGTTCATTTCAAAATCAATATCTGTATCTGAAAGGGATGATAATTTTCCATGTATACTTTGCAGAACATTTCTTATGTTAGCCTGTATATCTTCAACTTCATCAAGTACTACCTTCACTGCAAGACATCAACAATTAGTTAACCGTCAAACTAAAAGAAAGAAGACAATATCACAAAGACAAGGTTTAAGCCTAAAGAATATATTGCACGATAAAGGGAAAGGAAGAGACGAAGGCTTGGCTTCCGCCGCCTGTGGTAGTGTGGAACTTAGAGCTTGGATGCCAAAGTATGAAAAAGGAACCGATGATACAAAAAGTGATCTAAGACgccaaaacaaaaattatatattttttatttttaaattataatgatTAGAACATTTTTTTCAttgatatttgaaaaaaaataattcatttaaaaaaagtTTGGTAATTTATATTTCAttcaatctcaagaattctccTAATCTAATGTAAATTGATTTATGTAAATaaggctggaaatgagtcgagtcgagtcgaactcgcctcagcttAGTTCGACTCGTTAAAAATTAGCCGAGTTCGAGTTCATCACGAATATGGTTGTTCAAAACAAATCATGAATCGAACCGATCCGTTATGCAATTAACTAGTCTCAAATTAATCCCGAATCGAACCATTGTTACTTAAGTTTTTAAATCgaatttttttcttgaaaataaaaaaagtcttttttttttctaattacaAAAGTTGTTTTTTCTTGAAAGTGATTTTTTACGAAAataaaaaagttgattttttcaaaagataaatgtcgattttgccaaaaaaaaaagtcattttttcttaaaaattaaaaaactcgatttttaccgaaaaataaaaaaaaatgttcaaaaataaaaaagttgatttttccaaaaataaaaacGTCAGTTTTTgccaaaaaatcaaatttttttcgaaaataaagaatcgatttttccaaaaaaaaaatattagtttttttcgaaaataaaaagATTCATTGTTTTTAAATAActcgatttttccaaaaaaaattaaatgttgaTTGTTTTcaacaataaattaaatatcaTTTAAGAAATGAACCACAATTTATCATATCATTCATTAATCAACCTGAACTATAGTTAATCATATCGAACCATGATTAATCAAACCGAACCACAATTAATTAACCATGATATTAGTTGAttatgttgaaactttggttaagcttattttcttcaaattaatattttaacattaaagtttattttaaatatataaaatagtttatttaaatattactcgctccatttctttttaagtgtcgttttagaagttttttttaatttaagtgtcgtttttatAGTTTAATGTTAGAATTAGTTAATTATAACATTATTTTAACAATAACACCACTTCATATTttccataaaattaattatttttcaattaGTCATTGGAAAAGGAGAAAGaatgtatgattgaatttatttagaaagagaaaataaattaggatataataaaaaaaaactctaataatccactatcttaaTTGAATAGTTTTATACTAAAACAACATTTAAAATGGAACAGAAAGAGTAACTTTTTTTAAACAGTAGTAGAAATATTTATTTAGTAaagattatttaaattatttatggaTTAAGCTTTGACTGTAGAttactaataaataataatatttaaatatggaTTAAGTTTAGTAGTAACCTTTTCAATGTTATTTAAACATTATTATAGTAACCTTTTAAATTAAGTTTATCCTTTTAAGTTTATCTTTTAAGTGAATTAAGTTTATCCTTTTAAATTATTTAGCAGCAaccttttttaaatattatttagtagtaaactttttttaaacataaaaggtTATTTAAACTTAatccataaataaataaacttttcAACACTTAAGTTATTCATTTAgtagtaaatttttttaaacgAGTTTAATTGATATACATTgtcagtgtaaaaaaatttatatcatcATTACATCATGAACATCCAATTGTATTACTTTAAAAGAAGTTAAATAAAAGTCTAACCTTTTATACTTGTCATTTGTCAATGATTGTGATTCACTAACAATGTAAAGAATCTTTATACTTTcggtgtattttaattaaattctttttaaaCAACATTATTTAAATATTGATAATGGAGTCTACATTCAATTAAGTGGATATTCGAAATGCTGATAATGTGTtagtaatttataataaaatcaatacTAATAATCAATAATGTTGTTTTAGAGATAATGTACAAATGAAATGTGATAAAAAAAGAGCTTTATTAATTAGTTGGTTTTGAAAAATGTCATTAAAATAGAATGTCATTGTTGTTAAATAcgaaactttgaaaaacaattaaatagaatttcatttttatttactgtGTCATTCTTAAAAATAACGATTAAATAGAATATCATTGTTATATCCTGTTCacttgttaatatatat is from Vicia villosa cultivar HV-30 ecotype Madison, WI unplaced genomic scaffold, Vvil1.0 ctg.002683F_1_1, whole genome shotgun sequence and encodes:
- the LOC131639527 gene encoding phosphoenolpyruvate carboxykinase (ATP) 1-like, producing the protein MENNDDEGSIQTVKANTIDELHSLQRKKNVTLRAGSQVDLNTYSREERHKQQLESISASLASLTRETGPKVVKGDPALRSETQRVAHVPHQRITPTIAVSDSALKFTHVLYNLSPAELYEQAIKYEKGSFITSTGALATLSGAKTGRCPKDKRVVKDDLTENDLWWGKGSPNIEMDEHSFMVNRERAVDYLNSLDKVFVNDQFLNWDLDNRIKVRIVSARAYHSLFMHNMCIRPTPTELEEFGTPDFTIYNAGQFPCNRYTHYMTSSTSVDINLARKEMVILGTQYAGEMKKGLFSLMHYLMPKRKILSLHSGCNMGKDGDVALFFGLSGTGKTTLSTDHNRYLIGDDEHCWSEDGVSNIEGGCYAKCIDLSREKEHDIWNAIKFGTVVENVVFDDHFREVDYEDKSVTENTRAAYPIEYIPNVKLPCVGPHPKNVILLACDAFGVLPPVSKLSLSQTMYHFISGYTALVAGTEEGIKEPQATFSACFGAAFIMLHPTKYAAMLAEKMQNHGATGWLVNTGWSGGSYGSGNRIKLSYTRKIIDAIHSGSLLNVEYKKTEIFGLEIPTELEGVPSEILDPENTWSDKAAYKETLLKLAGLFKKNFETFTDYKIGEDNKLTEDILAAGPIF